The nucleotide sequence GGTGGTCGACGACCGCGAGGCGATCACCGGGGGCGCGAACATCACGGTCGATTATGTGAGCGACCGGTCGGAGCGGCGCTGGCGCGACCTTTGGCTGCATCTCGAAGGAGCGGCCGTTCGCCCTGCGGCACGCTATTTCGACGCGCTGATGCGCTGGTCCTCGGGGGAGCGCCCGCGTCTCCGAGCGCTGCGCCGCATCCTGCACCGGCATACGCAGCGCAAAGGAGCCCTGCAATGGCAGCTCTCCGGCCCGGTGCGACGCGGTCATCCGTGGACGGTGCAGGTGGCTCGGGATCTCGCCGGGGCGCAGCGGCTGGACATGATCTCGGCCTACTTCTCGCCCCCTTTCGCCATGCTGCGCCGGCTGGCCCGGCTGGGATCGAACGGGCAGGTGCGGATCCTGACCGCCGCCAAGTCCGACAACAATGCGACGATCGCGGCGGCGCGGCACACCTACCGGAGGCTTCTTCGCCACCATGTGCGCATGTTCGAATTCCTCCCGGAAAAGCTGCACACCAAGCTGCTCATCATCGACGACGTGGTGCATCTCGGATCGGCCAACTTCGACTTCCGCAGCCTTTACCTCAATCTCGAGATGATGCTGCGGATCGAGGATGCCGGCTTTGCCGCGCAGATGCGTGGCTATTTCGAGCGGCAGCTGACGGAGGCGCAGGAGATCACGCCGGCCCTGCACAGGGCGCGGGCGAGCTGGTGGCGGCGGCTGAAGTGGGGGCTGTCGAACTTCCTGGTGACGGCGGTCGACTATACGGTGACGCGCCGGCTGAACTTCGGGCCGGAGCGCTAGTCCGCTTCGTTTCGCCACGCCCAGAAGAGCGTCGCCGGCGGAACGTTGATCCACTCGAACCCGCGGTCCAGCCGGTCGAACACGGGCGCGATGAAGTCGCGGACCTTGGGGCTGAACTGATAGACGAGGAAGGCGCCGCCCGGGCGGATCGCGCGTGCCGTCGCCGCGCCGATCGCATCGCCCACGCCCGGCGGAAGGGTCGAAAAGGGCAGGCCCGACAGAATGTAATCGGCCTCGCCGAGGCCGCGGTCGGCAAGCACCTTTTCGACGTCGGCTGCACTGGCGGTGACCGCGATCAGCCGCGGATCGTCGATGCTTTCCTTGAGGAAGGCAGTGAATTCCGCATTGGTGTCGATGGTCACCAGCCGTGCATCTTCCGGCAGCCGGTCGAGGATTACGCGGGTGAAGGTGCCGACGCCCGGACCGTACTCGACGAAGAGCCTGGTCTCGTCCCAGTTCACGGGACCGAGCATCCTGTCGATGAGGCGGCGGCTCGACGGGATGACCGAGCCGACCATCACCGGGTGCTTGAAGAAGCCGCGCAAGAAGGCGAGCCGCTCGGAGCCGCTGAGACGGCGTCGGGCAAGGCGGCGCCGGTCCTTGAGCGCGCGGGCGGAAGTGGCTTGCATGGGGGCTCCGGCTAAAGCGTCGGCGGGCGGCTGGCAATGGCGCAAGTGCAAATGCCTGCGAAAGCGGCAAAGTTCCGGTGCCGCACTTGTCGCCCGGCGGAGCAAAGCTCTAGTGATGGCGGCATGGCGGAGCGTAGCGGGACGAGGAAAGTGGGTGGGTCGGCGCTGACCACGCCACACTTCCTGCTGCTCTATTCCGCGATGCTGGTCGCGGCGGCAGGCAATACTGCGCTGCAGTCGGTCATGCCGGCGATCGGGCGTGCCATCGGCATCGCCGACTTCTGGGTCGCCATCGCCTACACGTGGAGCGCAGTGCTGTGGGTGTGGCTGGCGCCTTTCTGGGCCGAGAAAAGCGACCATCACGGCCGCAAGGCGCTGACCCTGCTCGGGCTCGGCGGGTTCGTCGTGTCGATGACCCTGTGCGGCGTCGTGCTGATCTTCGGCCTTCACGGCTGGACCGGGCCGGCGCTGACCTTCCTGCTGTTCGGGCTGTTCCGGGCAATCTATGGCGCGCTCGGCTGCGCGACGCCGAGTGCCACGCAGGCCTATCTCGCCTCGCGGACGCGGCGGGCGGCGAGGACGGCGCAATTGTCCGCGCTTTCGTCATCGTTCGGGCTGGGGACGATCGTCGGCCCGGCGCTGGCACCCTTGTTCGTGCTGCCCTTCATCGGTCTGCCGGGGCCGCTGTTCGCCTTCGCCCTGATCGCCATCGCCGTCTATGCGGCCATCGCCATCGGTTTGCCTGACGACCGCGGCAAGCCTGGGCGCGGGCGGGGGGCGGCGATGAGCTATCCGAGCCTCGCCTCGATGATCACGGGCGCGAGCGTGCGGGCGGCGACGGCGCCGAAGCGGGAGAAGAGGCTGTCGTGGCGCGATGGCCGGATCCGCTCGTGGATCGTGGCGGGCGTGATCGCCGGCCATGCGCAGGCGGCGACTCTGACCTGCATCGGCTTCTTCATCATCGACGTCCTCCGGCTGGAGCCGATGGGCGCCGAGGAGCCGATCGCCATCGTCATGATGGCCGGGGCCGGAGGGACTCTGGCCGCCCAATGGGGGCTGATCCCCCGCCTCGGCCTGTCCCCAAGGGCCCTGATCGTCTGGGGCTCGATCATCGCCGCCGCCGGTCTCGGCATCACCGCCGTCGCCGGCGACCTCTACGGCCTCGTGCTCGGGTTCGGTCTGGCCTCGATCGGCTTCGGCTTCACCCGGCCCGGCTTCACCAGCGGTGCCAGCCTCGCCGTCCCGCTGGCCGAGCAGGGCGGCGTGGCCGGCGTGATCACCTCGGCCAACGGCATCTCCTACGTGGCGGCGCCGGGCGTCGGAATGCTGCTTTACGCCGTCGACCCGCACCTTCCGTTCGGCATCGCGGTGCTGGTCGTGCTGGCGCTCGCCTGGTGGGGCCGCTCGCTGCGCTAGCCCTCCTTGCCGCCTGGTTTGGGCTTCAGCATGCCGGGCGTAACGAAGCCGATCCCGCCGCGATCGGGGCGCACGGCGTCGCTCTTCAGCGTATCCTGGATGCGCTCATATTCGGTCAGCATCTCGGGGGTCACGGAGGCGCGGGTCTCCTGCAGCGCCGCTTCGAAGTCGGCCATCGTCACCTCGGCGTTGCCAAGGTCGCGGCGGAGCGCCGTGAGGCCGGCCCGGCGAGTGAGGTCCTCGAGGTCGGCGCCGGTGAAGCGCTCGGTCCGGCGCGCCAGCACCTCGAGGTCGACGTCGTCGGACAAGGGCATGTTGCGAGCATGGATGGCGAGGATCCGCCGCCGGCCGGCGACGTCGGGCGGGCCGACATAGACCAGCTCGTCGAGGCGGCCGGGACGGAGCAGCGCCGGATCGATGAGGTTCGGCCGGTTGGTCGCGCCGATCAGAACGACGCTCTGCAGCTCCTCGAGGCCGTCCATTTCGGCGAGGATGGTGTTGACCACCCGCTCGGTCACCTGCGGCTCGCCGAAGCCGCCGCCGCGGGCGGGCACCAGGCTGTCCAGTTCGTCGATGAAGATGACGGTCGGTGCGACCTGGCGGGCACGGCTGAACAGGCGGGCGATCTGCTGCTCGCTCTCGCCATACCATTTGCTCAGCAGATCGGATGACTTGATCGATATGAAGTTCGCCTGGCTCTCCCGCGCCGCCGCCTTGGCAAGCAGGGTCTTGCCCGTGCCCGGCGGGCCATAGAGGAGGAAGCCTTTGGCCGGTCGGATGCCGAGGCGCTTGAAGGCGTCGGGATGCTTCAAGGGAAGCTCGACGCCTTCCTTCAGCTTGGCCGCGGCCTTGTCGAGGCCGCCGACATCGTCCCAGCCGATGGTCGGCACCTGCACCATCACCTCGCGCATGGCCGAGGGCTGGACCCGCTTCAGCGCGTTGTCGAAGTCGCTCGCAAGGACGCTCAGCCGGTCGAGCACCTCGGTCGGGATGGTCCCGTCGGCGAGGTTCAGTTCGGGCATGATGCGGCGCACGGCCTCGAGCGCCGCTTCGCGCGTCAGGGCGGCAAGGTCGGCGCCGACGAAGCCGTAGGTCCGGCGGGCGAGGCCATCGAGGTCGACCCCGTCGGCGAGCGGCATGCCGCGGGTGTGGATACCGAGGATCTCGCGGCGGCCGGTCTCGTCCGGCACGCCGACGACAATCTCGCGGTCGAAGCGGCCGGGCCGGCGAAGCGCCTCGTCGATCGCCTCGGGCCGATTGGTGGCGGCGATGACGACCAGGTTTTGGCGCGGCTCGAGCCCGTCCATCAGCGTCAGCAGCTGGGCGACCAGGCGCTTCTCGGCTTCGCCCGACACTTGGCCGCGCTTGGGCGCGATGGAATCGATCTCGTCGATGAAGATGATCGAGGGCGCGGCCTGGCCGGCCTCCTCGAACAGCTCGCGCAGCTTCTTCTCGGACTCGCCGTAAGCGGAGCCCATGATCTCCGGGCCGGCGATGTGGAAGAATTGCGCGTCGCTTTCATTGGCCACGGCGCGGGCGAGGCGGGTCTTGCCGGTGCCGGGCGGGCCGTGGAGCAGCACGCCCTTGGGCGGATCGACGCCGAGGCGCTGGAACAGCTCGGGATGGCGCAGCGGAAGCTCGACCATCTCGCGTAGCGCATCGATGGTGGAGCGCATGCCGCCGAGATCGTCGTAGGTGACGTCGGCGCGCCGTTCGCCATGCTGTTCGGTATATTCGGGAAGCAGCTCGACGACCGTGTCGCGGTCGATGTGGACGATCCCGCGCGGCGTGGTGCCGACGACCGCAAGGCGCACTTCCTGGAGCGCGAAGGCGGGGGCGTTGAGAAGCTGGCGTACATGGTCGGGCATGTCCGCGTTGACGCGCTGGTGACCGGCGGTAGCGACCGTGTCGCCGGCGGTCAGCGGACGTTCGGCAAAGCTGCGCTTCAGCGCCTCGGACGAGCCCTGCAGGCGGACGTTGTTCTGAGCGGGCGCGAATACGACGCGGGTCGCGGGCTTGGAGGTGGCGCGGCGAACCTCGACGAAGTCGCCCGAACCGACCCCGGCATTGGCGCGCTGAAGGCCGTCTAGGCGGATGATGTCGAGGCCCTCGTCATCGCCATAGGGGCGAATGGCGCGGGCCGGGGTGGAGCGCTTGCCGACGATCTCGATCACGTCGCCGTCCGACAGGCCGAGCGCGTCCATGATGGACTTGGGCACGCGGGCGATCCCGCGGCCGCTGTCGGCCGGCGGAAGATTGGCCACCTGAAGGCGGCGGATGTCGGTCTCGATGTCAGCCATTCATTGCTCCCTAGCACCGCCTAACGGTGGCGGGCCGTTGCGGTTCAATGTGGAGCGCGAAGCGGCGAGGTAAAGGGAGGGACGAAAAAGGCATGGCGTCCAGATCGTCCAGTTTGCCTTTTGTACTCGGGCAAGCGGCGGTCGAGAGGGCGGCGGTGGCGACGGTCCGGCGCACGCTTCGATCGTATCAGGCGGAAAGGCTGTAGGACAGGGCAAGCGTCGCTTCGTCCCGGCGCAAGCGCGAACCGCCGGACGGTATGGCGGATCCGCGCCTGAGGTTTTGGCCTTCGCCGGAATGCGCTACTTCAGCACGCCGGCGATCCGGCGCATGATGGCGCGGGGGAGGAAGCGGGCGCCCTGCGCGCCGACCTTGTTCATCGTGCCGGGAACGACGATCGCCCGGTTGGCGGACAGGCCGGCGAGGCCCGCCGCAGCGACCGGGCCGGGCTGGGCGGAAAGCTTGTCAAAGGTTTCACCGACCTTCTGCTCGAAGCCGGCAATCGTTCCGAATTCGGTCGCGACCGGGCCGGGGCAGAGGGCGGTGACGTGGACGCCGGTGCCGCGCACCTCTTCGTGGAGCGCTTCGGTGAAGCTCAGCACATAGGCCTTGGTGGCGAAGTAGACGCCCATGCCGGGGCCGGGCTGGAAGGCGGCGGTGGAAGCGACATTGAGGATACCGCCCCGCCCGCGCTCGATCATGGCCGGGAGGACTCCGCGGGCAAGTTCGGTCAGAACACCGCAATTGAGATCGATCATCTGGCGCAGGCGCTTGGGGTCCTGCTCGGAGACGCGCCCGCGCAAGCCGAAGCCAGCATTGTTGACGAGGCAGTCGACATGCTCGCCATGCCCAGCGACGTCGGCCAGCAGCCGCTCGGCGGCATCGGGTTCGGCAAGGTCGAGCGCCACGGCGCGGGCATTGCCGAGCTCACCGGCGAGCGCCTCGATCCGTTCCTTGCGGCGGGCGACCAGCACCAGCCGCGCGCCTTGCGCCGACAGCTGGCGGGCGAACTCGACTCCGATTCCGGCCGAGGCGCCGGTGATGAGGACGATGGGGCTGGTCATGGGATCGGGGCTCCTCTGGCGCTGGACTGCCGGTTGTGAGACACTCGGCCCGCTAAACGACATGGGGGCCCAGGTCGATGCAAGCGGAAGCGACTGCGCCGGTCGCCGCGGGAGAGCGGCTTGGCATCCTCGACGCGCTGCGGGGCTGGGCGCTGGCCGGCGTACTGATGGCCAACATGGTCGTGTTCATCGGCTTCGGCTATGCCTCGGAAGCGGAGCGGACGGCGGCCCTCGGCAGCCAGCTGGACGATGCCGCCGAGCTGCTGATCCAGTGGCTGGTCGTCGGAAAGTTCTACTCGCTGTTCTCGCTGCTGTTCGGGATCGGCTTCGCGGTCCAGCTCGCCCGGCTCGAGCAGCGCGGGGAGGGCGTGCCGCGCTACGTCCGGCGGCTGGCGGTGCTGTTGCTGATCGGGCTGGCGCACTTGTTCCTGCTGTGGATGGGGGACATACTCGCGCTCTATGCGCTGATGGGCGGGCTGCTGCTGCTGTTCCGCCGGACGAGCGACCGGGCGCTGCTTCGCTGGGCGGTCGTGATGTGGGCCGTACCGATCGGCTGGTCGGCGCTGATCCATCTTGCGGGGCTCAACGCGGCCCAGCCGATCTACGGGGCGGCGATGCGGGGCCTGACTACAAACGGGGTCGACCTCAACATCAGCGCAGCGACCTGGTTCAACGGGGCCAACTATCGCGAGCAGCTGGCGATCAAGCCGGCGGAGGTGCTGCTGCGCCTTGGCGACCTCACCTATCAGATGCGCTTCACCAAGGTGCTGGGCATGTTCCTGATCGGATTGTGGGTCGGGCGGCGGGCCCTGTTCGCGGCGACGCCGGAGACCAGACCACTGCTGGCCCGAACCATGAGGTTCGGCATCGGCATCGGGCTGCCGCTGTCGTTCGCGAGGGCGGTCCTGGGCATGGTGGCGGGGGACGATGGCACGCTGAATTTCGTCGAGGAAGCGCTCTACTGCCTGTCAACGCCGACGCTGGCGCTGGGCTATGCGGCGGGCTTCTGCCTGCTGTGGAACGACGGCTGGCAGCGCCTGCTCGCCTGGCCGGCGCCGGCCGGGCGCATGGCGCTGACTAATTATCTGTCGCAGTCGCTGATCCAGATCTTGCTGTTCACCGGCGCTGGGCTGGCGCTTGGCAATGTCTTCGGCCTCGCCTTCGTCATCCCGTTCACGGCGGCGATCTTCGCCTTCCAGGTGGCGTCAAGCGGCTGGTGGCTGGCGCGCTGGCGCTTCGGCCCGATGGAGTGGCTGTGGCGGAGCCTGACCTACGGGCGGGCGCAGCCGATGCGGCTGGCCGCGCCCGCAATCGTGGCCACTTAAGCGACGGTCGCCTTGACGATGCGACCCGGCTCGCGCGGGGGTTCGCCGACGGGGAGGGCGTCGACATGCTCCATGCCGCTCTCGACCTGGCCCCAGACGGTATACTGGCGGTCGAGGAAGCGGGCGTCGTCGAAGCAGATGAAGAACTGGCTGTTGGCGCTGTTCGGCTGGTTGGTGCGCGCCATCGAGCAGGTGCCGCGGACGTGCGGCTCCGCGTTGAATTCGGCCTTGAGGTCGGGCTTGGACGAGCCGCCGGTGCCGTCGCCGCGACCACCGTCGCCGCCCTGCGCCATGAAGCCGGGGATCACCCGGTGGAAGGGCACGCCGTCGTAGAAGCCTTCGCCGGCGAGCTCGGTGATGCGCTGGACGTGGCCGGGGGCCAGGTCGGGGCGAAGGCGGATGACGACGTCGCCGCCGCTCGACAGGGTGAGGGTCAGGGTCTGGGGCTGGTCGGCCATGCGCATGTTCCTTTGGCTTGGAGGTTCGGCGGGGCACTTAGGGACTGGCGGCGGCAAGCGCCAGCCTGAGGGGCGATGCGGAAGTCGGTGTGATCCTCCGAAGGGGTGACAAGCCCGGCGGTCCGTGACAGGGAGCGGCCGGGCCACACCAGCAACGTCGACAGGAGGAGCAGCATGAGCGAGCGCGAACCGCTTGATGCCGAACTGCTGCCCGCCTCCGGGACGGTAGCGGAGGAGCCTGAGGCCGAGGTGATGGACGCCGAGGACCGGCTCCGCCCCGATTTCGTCGAGCGGGTGCTCGATGCGGTGGACGAGGGCGATGCCGAGACCGCGCGGGCGCTGGTCGAGCCGCTTCACCCGGCCGACGTCGCCGACCTCATCGAACTCGCCCGTGCCGACGAACGCGAGGGGCTGGTCGCGGCGCTGGCCGAGCTGGTCGACGCGGACGTGCTCGCCGAGCTGAACGAGCATGTCCGCGAGATCCTGATTTCGGAGATGGCGCCGGAGCGGGTGGCGGAGATCGCCGGCGAGCTCGACACCGACGACGCGGTCGCGATCATCGAGGACCTCGAGGAGGACGAACAGCGCGCCGTGCTGCGGGCGATGGAGCCGGACGACCGGGCGGCCATCGAGGAAGCGCTCACCTACGGCGAGGAGACCGCCGGGCGGCTGATGCAGCGCGACCTGATCGCGGTGCCGGCGCATTGGAATGTCGGCCAGGTGATCGACTATCTCCGCTCCGAAGACGAGCTCGCCAACGACTTCTGGGAAGTGTTCGTCGTCTCACCGGTCCATCATCCGGTCGGGACCTGCAAGCTGTCGACCATCCTCCGCTCGCCCCGAGCGACGAAGGTGGCGGACATCATGATCGAGGAGCAGACGCTCATCCCGGTCGACATGGACCAGGAAGACGTGGCGCTGCGCTTCCAGAAATATGCGCTTGTCTCCGCCGCCGTGGTCGACGCGAGCGGGCGGCTGGTCGGCATGATTACCGTCGACGACATCGTCCACATCATCCAGGCCGAGGCGAGCGAGGACGTGCTCTTGCTGTCCGGTGCCGGGGAGGGCGACATCAACGAGCCGGTGCTCGAGAGCTACAAGGCGCGCGTCCGCTGGCTGATCGCCAACCTGCTGACGGCCCTGCTGGCGTCCACCATCATCCGCCTGTTCGAGGATTCGATCGAGCGGCTGGCGATCCTCGCGGCGCTGATGCCGATCGTGGCAGGGGTCGGCGGCAATGCGGGCACGCAGACGCTGGCGGTGACGGTGCGCGCGCTGGCGACCAACCAGCTGACGGGCTCCAACCGCTGGCGAGCGGTCGGGCGCGAGATGCGGGTGGCGCTGATGAACGGGCTGACGGTGGCGACCGTGGTCGGCATCGCGGTGACCCTGATCCTGGGATCGGCCCAGCTCGGCGGGGTGATCGCGGCGGCCATGCTGTTCAACGTGCTGATCGCCGGCGCGGCGGGCGTGCTGGTGCCGCTGACCTTGGAGCGCTGGGGCGCCGACCCGGCGGTGGCGAGCAGCATCTTCGTCACCATGGTTACCGACTCGATGGGCTTCCTGCTGTTCCTCGGCATGGCCACGGCGGCGGGCCTCACGGGCTAAGGGCTACTTGGCGCAAGTCGCTGCGAGCGCTAGATAATCCGGGTGCCGCTACATCTCACCAAAGTCGCCATGGGCTGTTCCGACCTGCCGTCGCTCGAGCGGCGCTGGGCGACGCGTGGCGAGGGCGGCGAGGTCAGGATCGTGACCCGCATGCGGCCCAAGCGGATGGCCGAGATCCTGGAGGGCGGGGCGCTCTACTGGATCGTCAAGCACCGGCTGGTCGCCTGCACGGCGATCCTGCGCTTCGACGACCGGCCGGATGGGCGGCTGGACATCGTCTGCTCAGAGCGGCTTCAGCCTGTCGCGGCGACTCCGAAGCGGGCGCACCAGGGCTGGCGCTATCTGTCCCATGAGGATGCGCCCAAGCCCGGCGACAATGACGACAGCGGACTGAGCCTGCTTCCGCCGCGGCTGTACGGCCGGCTGGCTGCGCTGGCGCTGGTCTAGCGGACGCTGCGGCAGCCGCTGACGGTGACCGAGCCGCTCGCCTTGACGATACAGGCGGGATTGCCGTCGACCTGCACCTGGACGGTGCCCGAAGCGGTGATGGTGGCCCGGTCGCGCGCGGCGACCCGGACTGCGCCCGCGCCGTCGGTGGCGAGGATGAGTTCGTCGGCGGCGAGGCTGCCGGCGGCAAGGGAGGCGAGGCCGCGCGTCAGGTAATTGGCGGACTTGGTCCGGCCGGCGAGCGAGAGACTGCCGGTGCCCTGGGCGGTGGCGCTGACCCGGTCGGCGGTGACCGCGCCCACGCTGAGCGTGCCCGACCCCTGCATGGCGAGATCGATCGAAAGACCACTCATCCGGTCGATCGACAGGCTTCCGGCGCCGACCAGCAGCGCGCTCTTGAGGTCGGGCGTCGAGACGGCGATTCGGACCGGGCTTCCGCTGCCTTCATAGCCAAAGCCGCTGCGCCGGCGGACGATGAGGGTGCGACCTTCGACCCTCAGATCGATGGCATCGATCGCGGAGGCCTGCCCCTCGGCGCGGGCCGATGGTGC is from Sphingomonas sp. LHG3406-1 and encodes:
- a CDS encoding DUF2807 domain-containing protein, encoding MTRFLALFLLAATTPVAAAGLPRNYSVTSFDRVRVEAPYAVTLTTGKAPSARAEGQASAIDAIDLRVEGRTLIVRRRSGFGYEGSGSPVRIAVSTPDLKSALLVGAGSLSIDRMSGLSIDLAMQGSGTLSVGAVTADRVSATAQGTGSLSLAGRTKSANYLTRGLASLAAGSLAADELILATDGAGAVRVAARDRATITASGTVQVQVDGNPACIVKASGSVTVSGCRSVR
- a CDS encoding CDC48 family AAA ATPase — protein: MADIETDIRRLQVANLPPADSGRGIARVPKSIMDALGLSDGDVIEIVGKRSTPARAIRPYGDDEGLDIIRLDGLQRANAGVGSGDFVEVRRATSKPATRVVFAPAQNNVRLQGSSEALKRSFAERPLTAGDTVATAGHQRVNADMPDHVRQLLNAPAFALQEVRLAVVGTTPRGIVHIDRDTVVELLPEYTEQHGERRADVTYDDLGGMRSTIDALREMVELPLRHPELFQRLGVDPPKGVLLHGPPGTGKTRLARAVANESDAQFFHIAGPEIMGSAYGESEKKLRELFEEAGQAAPSIIFIDEIDSIAPKRGQVSGEAEKRLVAQLLTLMDGLEPRQNLVVIAATNRPEAIDEALRRPGRFDREIVVGVPDETGRREILGIHTRGMPLADGVDLDGLARRTYGFVGADLAALTREAALEAVRRIMPELNLADGTIPTEVLDRLSVLASDFDNALKRVQPSAMREVMVQVPTIGWDDVGGLDKAAAKLKEGVELPLKHPDAFKRLGIRPAKGFLLYGPPGTGKTLLAKAAARESQANFISIKSSDLLSKWYGESEQQIARLFSRARQVAPTVIFIDELDSLVPARGGGFGEPQVTERVVNTILAEMDGLEELQSVVLIGATNRPNLIDPALLRPGRLDELVYVGPPDVAGRRRILAIHARNMPLSDDVDLEVLARRTERFTGADLEDLTRRAGLTALRRDLGNAEVTMADFEAALQETRASVTPEMLTEYERIQDTLKSDAVRPDRGGIGFVTPGMLKPKPGGKEG
- a CDS encoding phosphatidylserine/phosphatidylglycerophosphate/cardiolipin synthase family protein, with protein sequence MQGLVEPRPALADRSAITADVAGTRLTLVELGSDRLRLLLQMIDRSKQSVRLLFYMMDGDAAGEAVRDALARAAARGCSVSLILDGFGSDLPAGFLDPIRDAGGRTCLFHPRFGARYLLRNHQKLVVVDDREAITGGANITVDYVSDRSERRWRDLWLHLEGAAVRPAARYFDALMRWSSGERPRLRALRRILHRHTQRKGALQWQLSGPVRRGHPWTVQVARDLAGAQRLDMISAYFSPPFAMLRRLARLGSNGQVRILTAAKSDNNATIAAARHTYRRLLRHHVRMFEFLPEKLHTKLLIIDDVVHLGSANFDFRSLYLNLEMMLRIEDAGFAAQMRGYFERQLTEAQEITPALHRARASWWRRLKWGLSNFLVTAVDYTVTRRLNFGPER
- a CDS encoding DUF418 domain-containing protein — its product is MQAEATAPVAAGERLGILDALRGWALAGVLMANMVVFIGFGYASEAERTAALGSQLDDAAELLIQWLVVGKFYSLFSLLFGIGFAVQLARLEQRGEGVPRYVRRLAVLLLIGLAHLFLLWMGDILALYALMGGLLLLFRRTSDRALLRWAVVMWAVPIGWSALIHLAGLNAAQPIYGAAMRGLTTNGVDLNISAATWFNGANYREQLAIKPAEVLLRLGDLTYQMRFTKVLGMFLIGLWVGRRALFAATPETRPLLARTMRFGIGIGLPLSFARAVLGMVAGDDGTLNFVEEALYCLSTPTLALGYAAGFCLLWNDGWQRLLAWPAPAGRMALTNYLSQSLIQILLFTGAGLALGNVFGLAFVIPFTAAIFAFQVASSGWWLARWRFGPMEWLWRSLTYGRAQPMRLAAPAIVAT
- a CDS encoding class I SAM-dependent methyltransferase, with translation MVGSVIPSSRRLIDRMLGPVNWDETRLFVEYGPGVGTFTRVILDRLPEDARLVTIDTNAEFTAFLKESIDDPRLIAVTASAADVEKVLADRGLGEADYILSGLPFSTLPPGVGDAIGAATARAIRPGGAFLVYQFSPKVRDFIAPVFDRLDRGFEWINVPPATLFWAWRNEAD
- a CDS encoding DUF1489 family protein; translation: MPLHLTKVAMGCSDLPSLERRWATRGEGGEVRIVTRMRPKRMAEILEGGALYWIVKHRLVACTAILRFDDRPDGRLDIVCSERLQPVAATPKRAHQGWRYLSHEDAPKPGDNDDSGLSLLPPRLYGRLAALALV
- a CDS encoding SDR family oxidoreductase codes for the protein MTSPIVLITGASAGIGVEFARQLSAQGARLVLVARRKERIEALAGELGNARAVALDLAEPDAAERLLADVAGHGEHVDCLVNNAGFGLRGRVSEQDPKRLRQMIDLNCGVLTELARGVLPAMIERGRGGILNVASTAAFQPGPGMGVYFATKAYVLSFTEALHEEVRGTGVHVTALCPGPVATEFGTIAGFEQKVGETFDKLSAQPGPVAAAGLAGLSANRAIVVPGTMNKVGAQGARFLPRAIMRRIAGVLK
- a CDS encoding MFS transporter; the protein is MAERSGTRKVGGSALTTPHFLLLYSAMLVAAAGNTALQSVMPAIGRAIGIADFWVAIAYTWSAVLWVWLAPFWAEKSDHHGRKALTLLGLGGFVVSMTLCGVVLIFGLHGWTGPALTFLLFGLFRAIYGALGCATPSATQAYLASRTRRAARTAQLSALSSSFGLGTIVGPALAPLFVLPFIGLPGPLFAFALIAIAVYAAIAIGLPDDRGKPGRGRGAAMSYPSLASMITGASVRAATAPKREKRLSWRDGRIRSWIVAGVIAGHAQAATLTCIGFFIIDVLRLEPMGAEEPIAIVMMAGAGGTLAAQWGLIPRLGLSPRALIVWGSIIAAAGLGITAVAGDLYGLVLGFGLASIGFGFTRPGFTSGASLAVPLAEQGGVAGVITSANGISYVAAPGVGMLLYAVDPHLPFGIAVLVVLALAWWGRSLR
- the mgtE gene encoding magnesium transporter, producing the protein MDAEDRLRPDFVERVLDAVDEGDAETARALVEPLHPADVADLIELARADEREGLVAALAELVDADVLAELNEHVREILISEMAPERVAEIAGELDTDDAVAIIEDLEEDEQRAVLRAMEPDDRAAIEEALTYGEETAGRLMQRDLIAVPAHWNVGQVIDYLRSEDELANDFWEVFVVSPVHHPVGTCKLSTILRSPRATKVADIMIEEQTLIPVDMDQEDVALRFQKYALVSAAVVDASGRLVGMITVDDIVHIIQAEASEDVLLLSGAGEGDINEPVLESYKARVRWLIANLLTALLASTIIRLFEDSIERLAILAALMPIVAGVGGNAGTQTLAVTVRALATNQLTGSNRWRAVGREMRVALMNGLTVATVVGIAVTLILGSAQLGGVIAAAMLFNVLIAGAAGVLVPLTLERWGADPAVASSIFVTMVTDSMGFLLFLGMATAAGLTG
- a CDS encoding peptidylprolyl isomerase yields the protein MADQPQTLTLTLSSGGDVVIRLRPDLAPGHVQRITELAGEGFYDGVPFHRVIPGFMAQGGDGGRGDGTGGSSKPDLKAEFNAEPHVRGTCSMARTNQPNSANSQFFICFDDARFLDRQYTVWGQVESGMEHVDALPVGEPPREPGRIVKATVA